A genomic region of Antennarius striatus isolate MH-2024 chromosome 4, ASM4005453v1, whole genome shotgun sequence contains the following coding sequences:
- the nup205 gene encoding nuclear pore complex protein Nup205 isoform X2, with product MAAQMAVNSGASLWGPLKELWETVDGAVLRRQPESIHLLDLQLKKHKANFLSLFRNPPKSAEQREKVRKASTEGIAIQGQQGSRLLPEQLLKEAFILSDLFDIGELAALELLLAGEQQQPYFPGLTRGLVAVLLYWDGKLCLANSLRTLMQSRHGKTFTLDLSGELVALTMHFTDELMNQGLTKRILSLVSEINLTREFDRLQKERGLGNEKHRKEVSDLIKESRQALADSLFSWTCQSPLSKDDTLALIGHLETVTTQADGSLDSVNMALVMALLYCLDVSFIEQGTEDREDLLQALPLLTERQYVSAVHSRLMDGQPWKLPGLQAVCRLAWALSLRVLSQLPQGCALLEFTEADEVLADQALLGDVFLFMKEGLVDSESFSHEEFYIRRIHSLITDFLALMPMKVKQLRNRADEDARLVHMSLQMDSELPSSVRKDLDHLMILIGEFYSKDSFGLELGLEFWCPTESLQHTSLQGSYLGMALQRPPHKQVVLSKFVRQMGDLLPSILYISYLRMLKGLANGPQCAHYCFSLLKTNGATHSDNIQGVSGSPVSWEHFFHSLMLYHENLRRDIPNPDATQYRHPPPRGITQRELEGLTSFLQLLTTVITWSENARLALCEHPQWTPVVVMLGLLQCSVPPILKAEVLHCLAAFGKSPEIAATLWQSLEYTQILQTVRAPGQRQAAGIEVELNEIESSCEEYPLTRGFCHLISTLVESSLPVNLGAGLRVPGFQPYLNFLRDSVFLPFPTRAYRRPAEKWEVAETVLEVFHKLLRDYEPQPSDFIQELVELQGEQLPAHKPPGHSIMFHLLNDSPMLALCLSLLEEGVRQLDTYSPFPGKKHLESAVLHCLGLLDLALQKEVMFMDLLRESQASLLVSPLEQLLQGVSPQTKRADHIVNVARYLYHSSSNPEAAFQSAKILRHIANYPNIQSRLVGDFTHDQTVSEKLMAGFVECLDNEEAEERTEKDSDPQKKVARIRHETQIHILNLLITSLELKTPNLALYLLGYEVKNPSSTNLQDPGVLGCPRSCLHAILSLLQRGTEKRSGPVLIQQAPHLAELCYQVIYQLCACPETSGPTMRYLRTSQDFLFSHLRHLPFILPTNQIAALSQMSWLMKTAAIELRVTSLNRQRSHTQRLVSLLLDDQPHTQHTADGELCMEDETRSVSGFLHFDTVSKVRRKLLSVLDSIDFSQDMPELLQLDFFERIQIEQVIANCEHVSEQGHTVCNVKLLHRVLVAEVNALQGLAAIGQRPLLMEEVNSILQQVVERNRVRRSLSAKRHALRSWRSLVETLLIACPADLIPAEDRQLIIRELLLDLHDKVLSDDAAGELMPIVAGAVFTLTAHLSQSVQSEQQQGVGLEASSGFASIANSALHLVLRKLLDFILCTGGGYQRLRAHLYGSLLYYLQIAQKPEEPDTLQTAGKAMWERLTAPEDGFSKLQRENLSIIESYGKALMEVVCRDACDGHEISRMLALAVLDRILSIDRQNQWLVYICNSGYLRSLVESLRQDDVALQSLLTPQPPLLKPLYIYESKMALLTRVAKTGQGAVELLRSGLVAQLIECQVFDMIPDSDAHRMMRDPSGFIPSPMDRYRQILLPTLRLFQVILTSTTMNHQQGAAQVLQWLIVHADTIQSLLRCQELSMGVLQELSLLTGIISKTALPGALETSGEVNSAALPEFQGHINRFQRLSLSLLARLAGSERERLLKQAEIAAPGDPADRREVMEVAMQQVCANIMEYCQTLLLQSSAQAQFSICLFSPSGSEPAGREGGRSDLSSALPSMAYSRAPSLGLVMYLLKNSAADFFRFHQSHRQSLGKLQTLDQLPPDELKELCQGLVSGPGGVEKISSVQRSLLAKRRLVQLINNRAKLLALCSYVIETCLFVLWRHLEFYLLHCTPTDLKDTLLPGASLYKSRLADESFGGLQTSGSRGLGLSRLSQQDLDMLKNDMAAGFGEALQRKLLEVEGLYSQVRSRYTFIQALVRRIRGLLRQPKS from the exons ATGGCGGCGCAGATGGCGGTAAATTCGG GAGCCAGCCTGTGGGGCCCGCTGAAGGAGCTGTGGGAGACCGTGGATGGGGCGGTGTTGAGGAGACAGCCAGAGAGCATCCACCTGCTGGACCTGCAGctcaaaaaacacaaagctaACTTTCTGTCACTCTTTCGGAATCCG cCAAAGAGTGCTGAACAGAGAGAAAAGGTGCGCAAAGCCAGCACAGAAGGCATTGCTATCCAAGGTCAGCAGGGGTCACGGCTCCTTCCAGAGCAGCTTCTCAAAGAAGCCTTCATCCTCAGTgatttgtttgatattggagagCTGGCAGCTTTGGAGCTTCTGTTGGCAG gcgAGCAACAGCAGCCATATTTTCCAGGTCTAACACGGGGTCTGGTTGCTGTGCTGCTCTACTGGGATGGAAAGCTTTGTTTGGCAAACTCCTTGCGCACACTCATGCAGTCACGACATGGCAAGACCTTCACCCTCGACCTGAG TGGGGAATTGGTGGCTCTGACGATGCACTTCACAGATGAACTGATGAACCAGGGTCTTACCAAGCGCATCCTGTCCTTGGTGTCAGAGATAAATCTGACACGTGAGTTTGATAGACTACAGAAGGAGCGTGGTCTTGGCAATGAGAAGCATAGGAAAGAG GTGTCTGATCTCATCAAAGAATCCCGACAAGCCCTGGCAGACAGCCTGTTTTCATGGACCTGCCAGTCCCCTTTGTCTAAAGATGACACCCTGGCTCTTATTGGCCACTTGGAAACAGTGACGACTCAAGCTGATGGCTCATTGGACAGTGTGAACATGGCTCTGGTCATGGCACTGCTTTATTGCTTGGATGTCAGCTTCATAGAGCAAGGAACAGAAGATAGAGAAG ATCTCCTTCAAGCGCTGCCATTGCTGACTGAGAGACAGTATGTATCTGCAGTGCATAGCCGTCTAATGGACGGTCAGCCATGGAAGCTTCCCGGCCTGCAGGCTGTGTGTCGACTGGCCTGGGCTCTGTCTCTGAGGGTCCTTTCTCAGCTGCCACAGGGATGCG CCTTGTTAGAGTTCACTGAGGCAGATGAGGTTCTGGCCGACCAGGCACTTCTGGGAGACGTCTTCCTTTTTATGAAGGAAGGCCTAGTGGATAGTGAGAGTTTCAGCCACGAAGAATTTTACATCCGTCGaattcattcactcatcacAGACTTCTTGGCTCTCATGCCAATGAAG GTGAAACAGCTTCGTAACCGCGCTGATGAGGATGCCCGTCTGGTGCACATGTCTCTGCAGATGGACAGTGAGCTTCCATCGTCAGTACGCAAGGACTTAGACCACCTCATGATTCTC ATTGGAGAATTTTACAGTAAGGACTCATTTGGACTTGAGTTGGGTCTGGAGTTCTGGTGTCCTACGGAGTCACTCCAACACACTTCCCTGCAGGGATCTTACCTGGGAATGGCACTGCAAAGGCCTCCACATAAACAG GTTGTTTTGTCCAAGTTTGTGCGTCAGATGGGAGACCTTCTGCCTTCCATCCTCTATATCTCCTATCTGCGTATGCTGAAAGGCCTCGCCAATGGTCCTCAGTGCGCCCACTACTGCTTCAGTCTACTTAAAACCAATGGAGCCACTCACA GTGACAACATCCAGGGAGTGTCAGGAAGCCCGGTGTCTTGGGAGCATTTTTTTCACTCTCTCATGCTCTATCATGAGAACCTGCGAAGAGACATTCCAAATCCAGATGCAACGCAGTACCGCCACCCACCACCAAGGGGCATCACCCAAAGAGAGCTGGAAGGACTCACCTCATTTTTGCAGTTGCTCACCACTGTTATCACATGG aGTGAGAATGCTAGATTGGCTTTATGTGAGCACCCCCAGTGGACCCCAGTTGTAGTGATGTTGGGGCTGCTACAGTGCAGCGTTCCTCCCATTCTGAAGGCTGAGGTCTTGCACTGCCTAGCAGCCTTTGGGAAGTCGCCAGAGATCGCTGCTACACTTTGGCAGTCACTGGAGTACACACAG ATCCTTCAGACAGTGCGAGCCCCGGGACAGAGGCAGGCTGCTGGAATTGAG GTGGAGCTGAATGAGATTGAGTCCAGCTGTGAGGAATACCCTCTGACTCGAGGATTCTGTCATCTGATCAGCACACTGGTTGAGAGCAGCCTGCCTGTTAACTTGGGCGCAGGGCTGCGAGTGCCAGGCTTCCAGCCCTACCTGAACTTCCTGCGTGACTCTGTGTTCCTGCCCTTTCCCACCAGAGCATATCGCCGTCCAGCTGAGAAG TGGGAAGTCGCTGAAACTGTCCTGGAGGTGTTCCACAAGCTGCTGCGGGACTATGAGCCCCAGCCGTCAGATTTTATCCAGGAGTTGGTGGAGCTGCAGGGGGAGCAGCTCCCGGCCCACAAGCCGCCCGGACACAGCATCATGTTCCACCTACTAAACGACTCACCCATGCTTGCGCTTTGCCTCAGCCTACTGGAGGAGGGTGTGCGCCAGCTGGACACCTATTCGCCCTTTCCTG GTAAGAAGCACTTGGAGTCTGCAGTGCTGCACTGCCTGGGCCTGCTTGACTTAGCTTTACAGAAGGAAGTGATGTTTATGGACCTCCTGAGGGAAAGCCAGGCATCCCTGCTCGTTTCTCCTTTggagcagctcctccagggagTCAGTCCTCAGACTAAAAGGGCTGATCACATCGTCAATGTTGCCAG GTATCTGTACCACAGCAGCTCCAACCCAGAAGCTGCTTTCCAGAGTGCCAAGATCCTCCGCCACATCGCCAACTACCCCAACATTCAGAGCAGACTGGTGGGAGACTTCACACACGACCAG ACTGTGAGTGAGAAGCTCATGGCAGGTTTTGTGGAGTGTTTGGACAATGAAGAGGCAgaagagagaacagagaaag ACTCTGATCCACAAAAGAAGGTCGCGAGAATCCGACACGAAACCCAGATCCATATCTTGAATCTGCTCATCACCTCCTTGGAACTGAAGACACCCAACTTGGCTCTGTATCTTTTGGGCTACGAGGTCAAGAATCCGTCTTCCACAAATCTCCAGGACCCAG GTGTGTTGGGATGTCCTCGGAGCTGCCTGCATGCCATCCTGAGTCTGCTGCAGAGGGGCACCGAGAAAAGATCCGGACCTGTACTCATCCAGCAGGCCCCCCACCTGGCTGAGCTATGCTACCAG GTGATTTACCAGCTGTGTGCCTGCCCAGAAACATCCGGacccacaatgcgctatttaaggaCCAGCCAGgacttccttttctctcaccTGCGGCACTTACCCTTCATTCTGCCGA ccaatcagatcgctgCCCTCTCCCAGATGTCTTGGCTCATGAAAACCGCTGCCATTGAACTGAGAGTGACGTCACTGAACCGCCAGCGTTCGCATACACAACGCCTCGTTAGCCTCTTGTTGGATGACCAGCCACACACTCAGCATACAG CTGATGGAGAATTATGCATGGAGGATGAAACCAGATCAGTCAGTGGATTCCTTCACTTTGACACGGTGTCTAAAG TACGCAGGAAGTTGCTGAGTGTGCTGGACTCCATCGACTTCAGCCAGGACATGCCTGAACTACTGCAGCTGGACTTCTTTGAGCGCATTCAGATTGAGCAGGTGATCGCCAACTGTGAGCATGTCAGCGAGCAAGGACACACCGTGTGTAATGTCAAG TTGCTACATAGAGTCCTGGTCGCTGAGGTCAATGCGCTACAAGGATTGGCAGCCATTGGGCAGAGGCCGCTATTAATGGAG GAGGTGAACTCCATCCTGCAGCAGGTAGTGGAGCGTAATCGTGTGCGTCGGAGTTTGAGTGCGAAGCGACATGCTCTGCGGTCCTGGAGGAGCCTTGTAGAGACGCTGTTGATCGCCTGCCCCGCCGATCTCATCCCTGCTGAGGACAGGCAGCTTATCATcagggagctgctgctggacctcCACGATAAG GTCTTGTCTGATGATGCAGCTGGAGAACTGATGCCCATCGTTGCTGGAGCAGTTTTCACTCTGACTGCCCACCTCAGCCAATCAGTGCagtctgagcagcagcagggggtGGGATTAGAAGCTTCTTCAGGCTTCGCTTCCATCGCCAACTCTGCTCTGCACCTGGTTCTGCGTAAGCTGCTGGACTTCATCCTTTGCACCG gAGGTGGATATCAGCGTCTAAGGGCTCACTTATATGGCTCTCTGCTGTACTACCTTCAAATCGCCCAGAAACCTGAAGAACCAGATACTCTGCAGACAG CAGGGAAAGCGATGTGGGAGCGCCTCACAGCGCCTGAGGATGGCTTCTCAAAGCTGCAGAGAGAGAATCTCTCCATCATTGAAAGCTACGGCAAGGCTCTCATGGAGGTGGTGTGTCGGGACGCCTGCGACGGCCACGAGATCAGCAGG ATGTTAGCTCTGGCGGTGCTGGACCGTATCCTGTCCATAGACCGGCAGAATCAGTGGCTTGTCTACATCTGCAACAGCGGGTACCTGCGGTCGCTAGTGGAGAGCCTGAGACAGGACGATGTCGCCCTGCAGAGCCTACTCACACCTCAGCCTCCCCTCCTCAAACCACTCTATATCTACGAGAGCAAAATG GCCCTGTTGACTCGTGTTGCTAAGACGGGTCAGGGAGCCGTGGAACTGCTGCGCTCTGGGCTGGTGGCGCAGCTGATAGAGTGCCAAGTGTTTGACATGATACCTGACAGCGATGCACACAG GATGATGAGGGATCCATCAGGCTTCATCCCCAGCCCTATGGACCGCTACAGGCAGATCCTCTTACCGACCTTGAGGCTCTTTCAGGTCATCCTTACGTCCACCACCATGaaccaccagcagggggcagcgcaG gtTCTCCAGTGGCTGATAGTCCATGCTGACACAATTCAGTCATTGCTACGCTGTCAGGAGCTCAGTATGGGAGTTTTGCAGGAACTGTCTTTGCTTACTGGCATCATCAGTAAGACGGCTTTGCCAG GTGCCCTTGAGACGAGTGGGGAGGTCAACAGTGCTGCTCTTCCAGAGTTCCAGGGTCACATAAACAGATTCCAG CGTCTGAGTCTGTCACTGCTCGCCCGTCTGGCAGGAAGCGAGCGGGAGAGGTTGCTGAAGCAAGCGGAGATCGCTGCACCAGGAGACcctgcagacaggagagaggtgatggaggtggcCATGCAGCAG GTGTGCGCTAACATCATGGAGTACTGCCAaactctgctgctgcagagctcAGCCCAGGCTCAGTTCAGCATCTGCCTCTTCAGCCCATCGGGCAGCGAACCCGCCGGAAGGGAAGGAGGACGTTCAG aTCTTTCGTCTGCTCTGCCATCCATGGCGTATTCCCGTGCCCCTAGCCTGGGTTTGGTCATGTACCTGCTGAAGAACAGCGCTGCAGATTTCTTCCGCTTCCACCAGAGTCACAGACAGAGCTTGGGCAAGCTGCAGACCCTGGATCAGCTGCCTCCAGATGAGCTCAAAGAG TTGTGCCAGGGCTTGGTGTCGGGCCCCGGAGGAGTGGAGAAAATCTCATCAGTCCAAAGGAGTTTGCTGGCCAAGAGACGACTGGTCCAGCTCATCAACAACAGAGCCAAGCTGCTGGCCCTGTGCTCTT ATGTTATTGagacctgtttgtttgttttgtggcGCCACCTGGAGTTTTACCTGCTGCATTGCACCCCCACTGATC